The sequence aaataaaacaaagcaaacctaCTTTTTATTGGGAGAAATTTCAAATAGAAATTTCAAATTTCATGTAGATGTGGAAAATAGTATAGTGAACACTTGTGCCCATCAGAACTTCAAAAGCTGTCAACACATGGCCGATATTGTTTCATCTCTATCTCCACTGACTTTCTCTTCGTGCCCTGCcattatgttcttttaaaacacatgcaaacaacatattatttttagatagagattTGACAGTGAGATCCTCCACTATGTTATCCAAGTCATCCACTAAGCTATCCAAGTTGGGAATGGTGACTTATTCATGATTTTATATACACTGATAGCTCAGCATCTTACATGTGGAATATATATTCAAGAAATTTTTGTTGAAACAAATTTTTATGGAATCTCTCACTTTGGCATAATTAGAAGCCCTTTCTACCTTTGCTTTTTCAAAATTGGTGTAGCTTACTTTGAGGTACTTTTCTGTATTTAGTTGTtcacaattttctttttgaagtagtTTATTTAACACATATCACAAAATATAAGTAACATATTTGGGAATGTAAAAGCATAGAAATGCAGTATACACTCAACAACCAACTCAAGAACCAGAATTTCACCAAATTATTAAAGCTGTGATCCtgtgcttgctttttctttccagaaattttCTGTATTGTGAATTTTATCActcaaaatttaaatgttatataaatatgtgGACCCCCATTCTAGAAAGAATATTGTTTAGTTTTACCCATTTAGTGAGGCTTGTAAAAATGTTATGTTGTAGTTCAGCTTctggaaattattatttaaattaaagaattcggacaatttacattttatgtaattatatgtaTGGTTCAATTTAAGTATACCTTCTTACCTTGTATTTCTCCGGTCTgtttttgtgccatttttttttttttggcttttcctgaccctttttttgttgttgtttgattaattgaatatttttagaTTCTGTTTCACCTCCACTTGTTTTCTTAGTAAAGgctcctttataatttttttggtgATTGCTCAAATATTTACAGtgtgtctttaaatatttgtagTCTGTCTTTACGTTGTATTATATCACTGCACATGGAGTATATGAACCTTACACAGaaaactttcatttcttcccttccacTTTTTTACCATTGTTGTCATACATTTTACTTCTCATGTTATAAACCCAACAATACATTGTTACcatatgtgctttttaaaagttaataagaaaaaataatttaaaactttatatttactCTAATTTTTACCATTTCTGATCTTTACCTTTCTTATGCAGATCCAGTTTGCATTTGATACCATCTTCGTCTGCCCAAgaactttgtttaaaatttattgcaGTCCAGATCTGCTGGCATTATGTtgtctcagcttttttttttttttgtctgaaaagagtatttttttaaaattatattttatgattacattataaaattatattttatgctattacaattgtcctgattttcctccccttttcccttctctgcccagcaccccccactccttcaggcaatcctcTCACCTTTGTTCATGCACGTGCATCATGagtgtaaattctttggctactccctttcctatactgtactttacatcaccaaCGCCATTCTATAattacctatttatacttcttaatcccctcacttctcacGTATTCTTACATACACACCCTTCCAactctttatctttaaaccttggcattttaattattatgtatcttggtgtgggcctctttgtttggggctctctgtgtttcctggacttgcctgtctatttccttcaccaaatcaggaagttttctttcattactttttcaaattgatttccagtttcttgttctttcttttctccttctggcacccttatgaagcgaatgttggattgcttaaagtaGTCCCATGGGCTTCTTACACTATTTATTGTTTTGGATTCTCAtatcttcttattgttctgattggttgttttttgatccaatcttatgatccaaatcattgatttgattctcagcttcatccactctactgttgtttccctgttctttatttcaattagtgtatccttcttttctgactgggtcttttttatgctgctgagctcctcactaaattccttctGCATCCtcataaacagtgttttgaactcttcagctgatagattgcttttctccattttgttcagctctttttctggaggtttgatctgttttttcatttgggccatgtttctttgtcttcttgttttggcagcctccctgtgtttgtttctatatattaggtggagctgttttgactccatgtcttcatagtgtggcctaatatagtaggtgtcctgtagagtccagttaCATAGCCTTCCTTATCACCCAGACTGGGTATTTGAgttgtgcccttcatgtgggctgagtacaaccTCCTCTTGTAATttagccttggttgctattggcaggtgaatgggagggatttacccaggctagtcagctgcaaggactggctatgaccactgaccaccaacctccaccctccatggaggatcagctatgcaggggcagagtggtggtgctcgatgtggtctgtaactgtccactgggaGTGCTGacccctggggtttcccaggtggtacaggccaaaatcaaccctcacctgtgttttgcccagggccacccctcTTGAGTTATAAAGCATCAGAGATGGCGGATatttgtgttgggcttggagagtCCAAGGAGAAGCCatgctgtgaatctaggctgctagttcctggcctggggctcactgaggttggctgctgcttgtttgagaggatagATCAGCCATTCGTATAGAAAAGCCAagaccattcatatggaaaagaagcTTGTGTAGACccttaagttgggtggggtggagtctctggggatctccaaagaGAGCCAAACAGTGTTAgacaggttgatggaatcttaggTACAGCACCAGTctgctggctctgttgggggaggtcccagaaaaggaacaatgccctctgcttgccttgatgccagacacctcagcctcTCTCTGTACAGCACTGGTGCCTATTGAGCTGCCACCTCATCAGTAGAGCCTAgacagagtgagtctgagtagatgagtctgtgtgtgccttctttaagaggaactgcttggggctccagaaatttcttccaccaaaTGAATCCTcactgttttttgcagccagaagtgtggggacttatcttcctggcactggaaacctgggttggagggcctggtatggggcagggactcctggctcctgagatatccctcctgaatccTTATACACCTCATGTGGATATGAGACTAGCCTGTTCCATGTTTGTGACCCTCCTACACGTCTAGATAGATGTGGTTTTtctaattccatagttgtcagacttccattcaacttgatttcagttagttctgagtgatggttgttctatattttagttgtaattttgatatggttgtgtgaagaggtgagccatgtcttcCTACactaccatcttgactggaagtctgagaAAAGTCTTTGTTGATACATAACTTTGCTAAatatagaattctgggttgacagtatattttcttttattatattaattatgatgtttcaTCTCCTTCTGACTCACAAAACTTCTGATAGGAAACCTGTTCTTTTCTGAACTCCAATGACTTATGTTAGatatttacttatatttgatATTGTTCACAGCTCTCGGATACTCTGGTCTGTTCATTCCCTATCTGTgtgtcttctctctgtctctctcctttgttttttttttttcctctctccctctctctttcacctttgcTCTTAAGTTTGAATAATTTCCATTGAATTATCCCAAAGTTCACAAAGTCTTCCCTCAGCTATATGCAGTCTATGATATGACTGTTGAAAGAATTATCTCTGATATCAAGTTATTATTTATAGCTTTTCTGTTTGACATTTTCAATAGTTTCCATCTCTCTGTTAAAATGCCTCATCTTTTTATGTATGTCATAAAACTTTTCCATTAGATCCTTTACTATAttacttataattattttaaagtctctGATAGTTCTAACAACTGAATTGTCTCTGAGTCTGATTGTAATTATTGCTTTATCCCTtgacaataatttttttctagcttcttgtCTGTCTCATACTTCTTTTATTGAGTATAGGGCATTATTCATAGATAGTAGAGAATAGAGTAAATAACATTTATGTTTGGGAATggacatttctcttttctcagaaTGTTAGTGTGGGGGGTTGACTCAATCCAGTCACTGGCTCAACTGAGTTTCTGTCTTGTCGTTGCTATAGTTACTCTCAGTATACCACAGGCTTTAAGTTTCTCCATGAATGAACAGCTATTACCTTGATTTTTCTGTGGGGTCTGGAGTACTAAGGGTTTATTTTTTGtgctccttttctcctctcagcACTCAGAACTCCAAGTATGCCTGTGTTGCAAGGGTCTCCACAATCTTTCCCCTTCCTCAGGGAGGGAATATTATTGCTTGTCACTTACTGCTAGGTTTGTTGAGGGACCAGGAGATTTTTTCATTCTTCTGGATCAGACTTATCTTTAGCCAGGGCCTGTGCACCTGGGCCTTGTTTATATGACATTTCCAGTGTTCCTGCCAATTCCACTTGTATCAAGCAAACTCTATGTCATATCTGTGGCAGGTACTAGGCAGAAGCATTTCTTGACCCTTCCCTAGAGTAAGAGACTTCTGCTTAGTATTGGTGCAGCATGTTGGGACATaaagattttcctttctctgccctggGGAAGAAAAGTTTGTGTCTGCCCTTACCCAAGAAAGTTTGTAGTGGCAGAAAGGGGAGTGTCATAGTCTTTTTTCAGAAGAAGACGGATTTTGTTTCTATCTCTTCTGCTGTAACCCTAGGTAATAGAAGGTTTCTGTCCTTCCCCAAGTGGCttaatgtttttgctttttgtgagAGATGGTCTACAGAAGTGTATGTTGTTTTGTACCTAAATCCAAACAGAAGGTATTCACCTTCTGAATACCTGCTCCACTGAAGGAAGATCTCTCTCATTGCCTGTTCTGCCCCTATTCTTTCATGAGAGCACCATTAGAGCCCAATGGAAAAGAGCTGGTGTGTGATTATGAACTGCCCTATGTCTGGGCTCCTAGTTATTCTAAATGTACATACTAACCCACATTTGGCCTTCAGGAATTTGTTAAAACTTTAGCTGATTATTAATACTTACCTTCTTCTGGAGTGGCCCcctatttttcttgtattttggcaaaaggaaaataatctccATGCCTTGTCTTTCCCTGGAGATGCTTGCCTCTTATGGAAATTCAGTTCTTGTGGTATGACCTCAGCTCCCTGATGGGTTCAATAAAAGTTATGATCTTGTATATTATATGGTTTTTGTTGCTGCCGTTAGGATGGGAACAGCATTTTCCTGCAGCGTTGTATGACTTAAGTGGAAGCAGGATTTATATGGCTCATTTTCTTCACTCAGCATcatatttttaagattcatttatgTTATTACATGTAGCTACAGTTCACTTATTTCCCCTGAtgtataatattctattatgtgtACATAGCACAATATATCCATTCTCCCGTAAatagatatttgggttgtttctagttatttatttttatgaacagCTCTGCTTCGAACACTCTTAGTCACATCTGTtaatgtatatttgaaagtttctctAGCTTATATATCTAAGAGAGGTTTAGTGTGATTGTAAGATATGTATGCTAAAGTTCAGCCTTATCAAAtaatgcttttgatttttaattcatGCCTCTACACcttctgagaaataaaaactaacagaTAATTTATAgttattctttctcctttttgtcaTTACCTATGTCTATCCTTCCTTTTTATTAGTTCTTGAGTACTAATTCCTCctccccttttttaaaatataaatttgcatTTGGCTTTACCTGTGACTTATGATTTGTCACTTGTCTTGATGTTATTCATTTGATATTTGACTCTTAGTACTTCCTAAAATATTTTGGCTGGGAGTTGCTATAGGATAATAGTTTGTATTATATTGATCTATATACTATAATATTCCTCATTTTATTCAGCCTTTAAGTTTGCCATCAGCTCTGGCTAACTGAGCCAGTATCCTGACTAGCTGTGTACTCCGTGGCctactgtgtgtttgtgtgtgattATCTGAACACTTGAGGTTGAAATAACTCTATCATTCATTACCCTTTAGGTAGACTTAATTTCTCTTTAGAAACTGGTTTATGTAGTTAAGTAGTCACAACCCCAAGCCACATTTCTCTGGTTTGTCTTCAGGGGTATTAAGAAAGATAAGTTGATcagaggtgtccaacccacagccctcAGGTCTCATGgtgtccaggatggctatgaatgcagcccaacacaataccgtaaatttacttaaaacattatgagatttttttgttattacgtgtcacagtgtatttaatgtgtggcccaagaccactctttttccattgtggcccagaggtgctaaaaggttggacactcctgatAGATACAGAGTTCAGGACAGTTAcctatattttttcctcaaactGTAGGCAGCTCAAAGAACTGCCTTCATAAGGTACAaattaagatttattctcttctTTGGTCTCCTTGCAATGAATCTATTAGAGTGCTTGGAGCATAATACATATGAGAACAAATTTAAGGAGATTCAGAGTTTATGCCCTCACTATCAGTTGTCTGGGAATCTGTTTTATGCTAgcagaaatataaagaacaagGTAGAATTTATGGGAGGAACTAAATAAAGAAACCTTATTTTCTAtatgctttgatttttattttccctgggGAAATAATTGATTCAAAGCAGCTATGGAGTGATAGAATTTTCTTCCCTTGATAGTTATAAAATTAGGAGAAAACATGGTCTGTGCTCTCAAGGAGAttacaatttaacaaaaattaGTATGCCAACCAATGCCAATGGCTGCATCAATAAGTACATGGTAGAagacaaatataaataagtaaagataCTCTGGAGGTTATATAACTCAGTGTTAAGAAATAGTTTGATCAGAATAGGTTAGgcaattatatttcaaaaataagcaGACTTATCAAAAAGAGAATATGGcatgaataaacatttctttattcagaaaaatatttttaaaaatgtatatcttCCATAATGCGAACTTGTTGAAGTATTATGCTGGACACTGTTAATGCTCTGCTGAAATACTCTTTACCAGGCAAGTTCATCAGGCCCCTAGCTGTTGTAAGCGTTGGCTGCAAAGTGCTCACAGCTACCCCTCCTACCAAGAATCGTCTGATCTTAGTGATCACAAAGAGTTGGTCTCCAAAAAGTAGCATTAATTTCACCTGGAGACGTGCTACTAATGCAAATTCTGACTTTATTCCAGAAAAACTGAATCAGACACTCTAGGGGTGGGACCCAGAAATACGTGTTTTGTTGAGTCTCACATGATTCTGATTCATGGTGAAGTTTGTGAACTACTATCCTGGTTGATGGGACCCACCTTGTCTTGGAGGCTAGGCACCACCCAGCTCCATAGGTGATGACTGATTGATTCACAATACAAAAGGCCAAATTCCTTGCCTTGGGGTGGGGCACACTACTCTGTGGTGTGATTTATACTCTAGAGAAGTAGTCAGCAAACCATGGTTCCTGGTCAAAATCCATCCCACtgactttttttgtaaataaagttttattggaacagagtcaggcacatttattttattgtctatgGCTGATTCGCTACAGTAGCAGGGTTGAGTAGTTGTAAGAAAAACTATATAGCTCTTTACAAAAAAAAGCCCATTGATTCTTGTGATAGAGTCTTGCCTATTCCCAGTGTATCAGATCAACATTATACTCACGTGACACCATGTCCTTGctttgttctctctccttctccattcTGCTTCCTTCTCTACCTTACAGATTGTACCCAAATCTCTGCCTAAGGCTCTGCTTCATGACAGTGGAAGTATACTTAcatgcttctttatttttctgccaCTTTCTCTGTGTTTGCATTGGCTTTCAGTGAGCTATGAAGTTTCTCTGACTTGCAAAGCTTGCTCCATAGGAACTCTCTCCTATTTGGTCTTCTGGATCAGTGATACTGTTCTCAGAAAGGGATCGTGTTTCTCATCATTGCAACCCCAACTTTTCTTTCTACCATTTCTCTAACAGTGTCAGTGACTGACTGTAACAGTCTTTACTACCCTGGTTTAAAGgccatatattattattttatttgtatttacaaTGTATAGAGAATGAGGAGCATCCATGAAATCTCTTACCATATGATATCTTATTTGGTCTGTGGCCAAGGACCTttggaaatacaataaaaagtaaaataaaaatgccctAACACCAGTGATGGTAAAGTATAGGCAGGAGTTGAGCTAGGATATTATTGCaatttattaagttaaaaataaaatagagaaaatattttgtctaCAGTTTACTAAGTGTTCTACCAAAGGAGTTAAACTTTAAGTAGCACTAAGCCTGAGGTGTACATCCTGAGTTGTATTCCTTCCTAATAATGAAGTAGTGCCATAATTTTTTCGTTATAGTGATGTTTTCATTGGGTGATACTTGCAGTTGatgctaagaaaaatattcaCGGTTTCTAATGcagtgtgttttaaaatattttcttataagatGAAGTAGACCTAAcaaaaaaagtgaagaatatAATTAGTATCAAGAATTGAAATAGCAAAGTCATTTTCTGGAAGGATAAAGAGCTGGaatgagaaaagagagggaaaggaattaATTAAATAGGATCAAGCATGATGAGGTTGCGCTTTTAATATTGGCTGAGAATTCAGGCTGGGATGAAGAGTGAAGTGACTGTTCTTGTCTGTATTGAAAAACAGTAGatcattttataaaatctgtGACTGTTCCTCAGAATACAGAAAAGGAATAGTTTTTCCCTTCATCTTGGAAAAAACTTGTATGCATGTTAGAGAATTACTGTAAGATTTTCAAATGCATGGTTTCATAATGCTTGCAAGAAGCTGTTATATGTATGATaggagaatgattttttttatcagaataggaattttattaactaaagtttaatttaaaatgtcatttgttgATGAACTTCAGTAAAGTATTTCACATTTGAGGGACTTTTATCAAAGCCCTGTTCAGCTTTCCAGttgattaaaaattattgttgGGTACTAACAGAGTGAACAGTGGAGCACTGAAGATGTATAATACATGCTCACACCCAACCATTGGATTTTAATATAGTAATTGAAATCTTACAATGATCAGTATAATGGAgtgataaattataaaatactacatttgtgtaccattttaaaattctttcacagTACCTTCATGTCTTCAATTTTACCTGTATAACATTACTGCAAAGGGGAATAGGgtatttgtttaattaattaacttaataATGTATAGCTCAAAATAAacttaatacaaaaattaatgttaattccTTTTCCCAAGATGGCATCAGCCACAGAAAAAGAAGACTATTCACTGCCACCTCGGCTGCCTGAACTGTTCGAAACCATCCAGCAACTTCTGGATGAAGTGGAAGAAGCAGCTGAACCCACCACTTCCCGAATAATCCAAGGCAAGGTGTTGAAGGGACTAGACCTCCTTAAGAAGGCTGCTGAAATGTTATCACAGCTTGACTTATTCAGCAAAAATGAAGATTTGGAAGAGATTGCCTCCACTGACCTCAAGTACCTGATGGTGCCAGCATTTCAAGGTGCGCTCACCATGAAACAAGTTAACCCCAGCAAACGTCTAGATCATTTGCAGTGTGCTCGAGAAcactttttaaactatttaactCAGTGCCAATGCTATCATGTGGCAGAGTTTGAGTTGCCTCAAACCAAGAACAACTCAGCTGAAAATAACACTGCTAGTTCCTCCACGGCCTATCCTAGCCTCATTCTTATGGCTTCTCAAAGACAGGCTAAAATAGAGAGATACaaacagaggaaggaggtggagcATAGGTTGTCTGCAATGAGATCTGCTGTGGAAAGTGGTCAAGTAGACGATGAGCATGTTCGTGAGTATTACCTCCTTCACCTCCGAAGGTGGGTTTGTATCAGCTTGGAAGAGATAGAGAGCATTGACCAGGAGATAAAGATCCTGAGAGACAAAGACTCTTTCGGAGAGGCCTCGACTTCTCACTCATCTTTTCAGGACAAGCCTCCAATGAAACCCTTCATTCTCACTCGTAATGTGGCCCAAGCCAAAGTATTTGGAGCTGGTTATCCAAGTTTGGCATCTATGACAGTGAGTGAGTGGTATGATCAGCATCAAAAATTTGGAGCATTACCAGATCAGGAAATAGCTAAGACAGCATCAGAGGTCAAAAGAGCAGATCAGGAAAAGGAAGATCAGGACCAAAAGGAAGACAAGGAAGACGAGTATGAATATGATGAGCAAACACTCCGCCAGGTTCAGCAGCGGGATGACTGGAAGGACACCCATCCTAGGGGCTATGGCAACCGACAGAACATGGGTTAGTCTGCCCACAAGACAGGACTATGGGACCATAGAGGGACACATCTTTCCTGAAATGGAAAGCTGTGCCGTCTCCCCCTGCCTGGCTTCCTGCTTCGGCTCTGTCCCTGCTTTCCCCCAAAGGCAAAGATGCTTAATCCTGCTTTGAGCTCAATAAAGTGTCAATCAATTAAATGTGTATTTGTACCCTAGATAATGAATCAGCAATCTTGTTTTGGCATTATTGTGTTCATCATGATGTATTTCAGTGGAAAGAAATGAGTCCTGAGAAACGGCTATGTAATAATCAGCGGCTATATGAattctccttaaaaataatacaagtccCTTCTATTACATGATAGACctgtgcaaaaaaattaaaataaaggaaataaaagtaatgttTAATAGATATATAGTAGAGTCACAGATAGGAGCATGTGCTTTGGACTAAACCAGaaaagatctgggttcaaatatCAGCTCTGACTCTTACCATCTTTGTAGCATAGATTATGTTATGTAACATACCTgaacttcatctttaaaataaaagagggtGTTACTGAACAACATCTAAGGTTGTATATATGTAAACTACTTGGCACAAAGTAAAAGTTTAATGAATTTTGGTTCCTTTTATACTCTCAGCTATGtgcctctaaaataaaaaaaaaagataaaaaggagcCTCTAAGTTAAAcatcatgtaaaaaaatgaatattcaatgACTAAAACAAAAGGAAtgctaccaaaaaaaaacccaaacaggtAGTGACTTAAACCTAGGTGAGTTAATTTTTAAGAGATATATGTAGGTCTGAGTTTCCTGACATCTGAAAGGTAATCTCATTAGTTGCCTAATGTTCACTGCAGACAAAAGAAAGCATGCACATTCACAGACAGAAACAAACCTTTACTTGGAATCGAGTTAAATGAGGTGAATTTCTGCAGGTCTTTTAAAAACTGGTACTTGCAAGCATAGCAGACACTGCCTGGTTACAGCTTTacaaaaacagcagaaatacCATGAGACAGTTTCCATATCAAGCCTCAGTTTTGCTTAGGGCAAAACTTTGTGTCATCAATCAGTTGAAGGCATTTCTATGGAGAACTGAGGTAATTCAGGCCAAGTACATTGCTTCTTCATGATTTTACTAAAAATGTGGCAAGCTTGGAGAATCTAGGAGAAAGGGTACTTGGCATGTCCATTGGACTGTCTTTTTTCAAACATCAGATATCTGAGGCCAGGCCTTGGCAGGTCCTGGCTCACAGACAATCCATGATTGAACTCTAACAACTACCCATGGTGCAGCTATCCTGTGCTACTGGCTAATGTGAAAACCATGTGCTTTAGACACGAAACATGAGGGAGGTAGAGTTCTCATTATGTTATAAAAGTTAGGATCTTTCCTTAAACTTTTGCTAACTCAGAGGGCTAACCCAATTTCAGCAGAGGCTTGGAGAGCAGAGGTATTTATAGGTAAAGTTGCTATTTCCTTCCCAGAAGAGCTCAGATTTTTTTCAAGTGCTTACAAGAAATTTTTGGTTGCATTTTTCAAGTTCTGTTccttaaaacacacaaaagacAAGTATCACCTTCATATTACAGAGGTGATTTGTCTTTCCTAATGCTGCAATTAGCAGCATATTTACTAGGACTTTTATTCTCTGATTCCCTGGACCAGAGTGGTTTACAGTAAGCAGTGTGCACAGCCCACACTGCTAAAACAACCCAATCACAGTTCTACTTTAGCATAATGCTTCTGCCACTCCTCCTGGTTCAATCCATTTCAGTTTAAATTGTCAATAATTTTGTTTCGTGTCATAAAATCCTGCTTTGGCTGTGTGTTTCCAAAGATGAAATTTTTCAGACTCAGCTGGTTGCCCTGATGTCAATTTACATTTTCAAGGACTGGCTCAGTCATGTAGAGTGGACCtgattaaaaaaatctatttcacaatatttatgttactcttgaaaatattttcatgtatgtttATGATTCTTCTTTTAAGAAACCATAACTCCAAGATTTGAAGACCAGAATGTGCTTTGGAAATTTAAGGCAGCCACCCTGTCCTCATATTTGGCTCATAAATGGAGTTAT is a genomic window of Phyllostomus discolor isolate MPI-MPIP mPhyDis1 chromosome 6, mPhyDis1.pri.v3, whole genome shotgun sequence containing:
- the LOC114500742 gene encoding immunoglobulin-binding protein 1-like; amino-acid sequence: MASATEKEDYSLPPRLPELFETIQQLLDEVEEAAEPTTSRIIQGKVLKGLDLLKKAAEMLSQLDLFSKNEDLEEIASTDLKYLMVPAFQGALTMKQVNPSKRLDHLQCAREHFLNYLTQCQCYHVAEFELPQTKNNSAENNTASSSTAYPSLILMASQRQAKIERYKQRKEVEHRLSAMRSAVESGQVDDEHVREYYLLHLRRWVCISLEEIESIDQEIKILRDKDSFGEASTSHSSFQDKPPMKPFILTRNVAQAKVFGAGYPSLASMTVSEWYDQHQKFGALPDQEIAKTASEVKRADQEKEDQDQKEDKEDEYEYDEQTLRQVQQRDDWKDTHPRGYGNRQNMG